A genomic segment from Sphingomonas astaxanthinifaciens DSM 22298 encodes:
- a CDS encoding LytR/AlgR family response regulator transcription factor, with the protein MLKILIVEDERPLAETLRYLVEDNPRYRVIGIAEDLASALEILEHDEPDLALVDLHLARGSTGFSVAVRLNDIGVPCLFVTGRAPGFAMPDLALGLLLKPFTGNDVHRALALAEDVMRGRETLRPRLPRNLELYDPEAEPEPAETPIFVPPRRGFKARLERWIGGSVTH; encoded by the coding sequence AAGACGAACGGCCACTGGCCGAGACGCTGCGTTACCTGGTCGAGGACAATCCGCGCTACCGGGTGATCGGGATTGCCGAGGACCTCGCCAGCGCGCTCGAAATCCTCGAGCATGACGAGCCCGACCTCGCGCTGGTCGATCTCCACCTCGCCCGCGGTTCGACCGGCTTCTCGGTCGCGGTGCGGCTGAACGACATCGGCGTGCCCTGCCTGTTCGTGACCGGCCGAGCGCCGGGCTTCGCCATGCCCGACCTCGCCCTGGGGCTCCTTCTCAAGCCCTTCACCGGCAACGACGTGCACCGCGCGCTGGCGCTGGCCGAGGACGTAATGCGCGGCCGCGAGACGCTCCGCCCGCGCCTGCCGCGCAACCTCGAGCTCTACGATCCCGAGGCCGAGCCGGAGCCCGCCGAGACCCCGATCTTCGTCCCGCCCCGCCGCGGCTTCAAGGCCCGGCTCGAGCGCTGGATCGGGGGCAGCGTCACGCATTGA
- a CDS encoding DUF1800 domain-containing protein, with translation MNDRIFAENRFGLGPRPRGSGGGDGRAWVEAQLGDRLAVPAGTPTRAEAAEALLAYRDERRDLRMERRQEPEPTAPTMTMSGEKASAKPKQPPELVGLRKEQRDLYLRAVDARLNAALTGPSPFLERMAHFWANHFAVGATKMTTVGFAGLLEMEAIRPHVTGRFADMLLAVERHPAMLLYLDQAQSIGPNSLAGERAGARGRDLGLNENLAREILELHTLGVRTGYAQADVTEFARALTGWTVAGLGRGPLQRRLGGAPGDFAFAEMLHEPGARTILGKHYGEGGEEQGRAVLMDLAVAPATARHVATKLARHFVADDPPPAVIARVEQAFLKSGGDLPTVYRALIASPEAWDPARPKFRNPWEWTVASFRALGLDKAPGQRAVGMLNELGMPVWRPTSPAGFDDIAASWAGPDALVRRVEAAQRLAATAGQEIDARALAPVTLGSRLSPATAQAISRAESPATGLALLLVSPEFLRR, from the coding sequence ATGAACGACCGCATCTTCGCGGAAAACCGCTTCGGCCTTGGTCCGCGTCCGCGGGGAAGCGGGGGCGGCGACGGCCGGGCGTGGGTCGAGGCGCAGCTCGGCGACAGGCTGGCCGTGCCGGCCGGAACGCCGACCCGCGCCGAAGCGGCCGAGGCCTTGCTCGCCTATCGCGACGAACGCCGCGACCTCAGGATGGAGCGCAGGCAGGAGCCTGAACCCACAGCGCCCACCATGACCATGTCGGGCGAAAAGGCCTCGGCCAAGCCCAAGCAGCCGCCCGAGCTTGTGGGCCTGCGCAAGGAACAGCGCGACCTCTACCTCCGCGCGGTCGATGCCCGCCTGAACGCCGCGCTGACCGGGCCATCGCCCTTCCTCGAGCGCATGGCGCATTTCTGGGCCAATCATTTCGCGGTCGGCGCCACCAAGATGACGACGGTCGGCTTTGCCGGGCTGCTCGAGATGGAGGCGATCCGGCCGCACGTCACGGGGCGCTTCGCCGACATGCTGCTGGCGGTCGAGCGGCACCCGGCGATGCTGCTCTATCTCGACCAGGCGCAGTCGATCGGGCCCAACAGTCTCGCCGGCGAGCGCGCCGGGGCGCGGGGGCGCGACCTCGGGCTCAACGAGAATCTCGCGCGTGAAATCCTTGAGCTGCACACCCTCGGGGTGCGGACCGGCTATGCCCAAGCCGACGTCACCGAATTCGCGCGCGCCCTGACCGGCTGGACGGTGGCGGGGCTGGGGCGGGGGCCGTTGCAGCGGCGGCTGGGCGGCGCGCCCGGCGACTTCGCCTTCGCCGAGATGCTGCACGAGCCGGGCGCCCGGACGATCCTCGGCAAGCACTATGGCGAGGGCGGCGAGGAGCAGGGCCGCGCGGTGCTGATGGACCTGGCGGTCGCGCCCGCCACCGCCCGCCACGTCGCGACCAAGCTTGCCCGCCATTTCGTCGCCGACGATCCGCCGCCGGCGGTGATCGCGCGGGTCGAGCAGGCATTCCTGAAGAGCGGCGGCGACTTGCCGACCGTCTATCGCGCGCTGATCGCCTCGCCCGAGGCCTGGGATCCGGCGCGCCCGAAATTCCGCAATCCGTGGGAATGGACCGTGGCGAGCTTCCGCGCGCTCGGCCTCGACAAGGCGCCGGGGCAACGAGCCGTCGGCATGCTGAACGAGCTCGGTATGCCGGTCTGGAGACCGACCTCGCCGGCGGGGTTCGACGACATTGCCGCGAGCTGGGCCGGGCCCGACGCGCTCGTCCGCCGGGTCGAGGCGGCGCAGCGGCTGGCGGCGACGGCCGGGCAGGAAATCGACGCCCGCGCGCTCGCTCCGGTCACGCTCGGAAGCCGGCTCTCCCCGGCCACCGCGCAAGCGATCAGCCGCGCCGAGAGCCCCGCGACGGGCCTCGCGCTGCTGCTCGTCTCTCCTGAATTCCTGCGGAGGTAG
- a CDS encoding RlmE family RNA methyltransferase, whose translation MNTRVKTAKGRKVGSTKWLQRQLNDPYVKKAKAEGYRSRAAYKLIELDEKFGLLRGAQAVVDLGIAPGGWSQVVRKKAPRAAVVGIDFLPVDPLDGVTILHMDFTDEDADARLKEALGGPADLVLSDMAANTVGHPQTDHLRTMGLVELGLEFAKDVLKPGGAYVAKVLAGGTDNQLLAELKKHFATVKHAKPPASRKDSSEWYVIAQGFKGRREEAEPEAA comes from the coding sequence GTGAACACCCGGGTGAAGACCGCCAAGGGGCGGAAGGTCGGCTCGACCAAGTGGCTGCAGCGCCAGCTGAACGACCCCTACGTCAAGAAGGCCAAGGCCGAGGGCTATCGCAGCCGCGCGGCCTACAAGCTGATCGAGCTCGACGAGAAGTTCGGGTTGCTGCGCGGCGCGCAGGCGGTGGTCGACCTCGGCATCGCGCCCGGTGGCTGGAGCCAGGTGGTGCGCAAGAAGGCGCCGCGGGCGGCCGTGGTCGGGATCGATTTTCTGCCGGTCGATCCCCTCGACGGGGTCACCATCCTCCACATGGATTTCACCGACGAGGATGCCGATGCGCGCCTCAAAGAAGCGCTCGGCGGCCCGGCCGATCTCGTGCTCAGCGACATGGCGGCCAATACCGTGGGTCATCCGCAGACCGACCATCTGCGCACCATGGGGCTGGTCGAGCTGGGGCTCGAATTCGCCAAGGACGTGCTCAAGCCCGGCGGCGCCTATGTCGCCAAGGTGCTGGCGGGCGGGACCGACAATCAGCTCCTGGCCGAGCTCAAGAAGCATTTCGCGACGGTCAAGCATGCCAAGCCGCCCGCCAGCCGCAAGGATTCGAGCGAATGGTATGTGATCGCGCAGGGCTTCAAGGGCCGCCGCGAGGAGGCGGAGCCCGAGGCGGCCTGA
- a CDS encoding L,D-transpeptidase family protein → MLGAAAAIAALTLSVPAAAATVSAESLPTAAAVSSFYAGRSQPLWLESPRAIGALTAALKTSPLDGFEDGPELAASIEQALADAEAGTPGAAQEAERLMSSAFILYAQAMRWPGGAKVIYADPALAPKVPTPAEVLAGMARSDDLAALVRRTAEVNPIHAALKAAAAEDSRFLGEPSRAMRGSLDRARLLPSDGRFVLVDIASQQLMMIDEGKVVDRMKVVVGKPEMKTPLMAGTLRQVTFNPYWNVPVDLAASNIAPNVLRQGVGWLKAKNYEVLSGWDADARVIDPASVDWQAVADGRIEARVRQKPGRGNMMGAMKFEFPNELGIYLHDTPARNLFDEAARTFSSGCVRLEDAPRLGRWLMGRDAVAASSQPELNVALGAGVPVFLTYLTVRPEADGSLAYAPDIYGLDNGEEPKLAAVR, encoded by the coding sequence TTGCTGGGCGCTGCCGCAGCCATTGCCGCGCTGACCCTTTCCGTTCCGGCCGCTGCCGCTACCGTCAGCGCCGAGAGCCTTCCCACCGCCGCCGCGGTCTCCTCCTTCTATGCCGGCCGAAGCCAGCCCCTCTGGCTCGAGTCGCCCCGGGCGATCGGGGCGCTGACCGCGGCGCTCAAGACCTCGCCGCTCGACGGCTTCGAGGACGGCCCCGAGCTTGCCGCCTCGATCGAGCAGGCTTTGGCCGACGCCGAGGCCGGCACGCCCGGCGCCGCCCAGGAGGCCGAGCGGCTGATGAGCAGTGCCTTCATCCTCTACGCGCAGGCGATGCGCTGGCCGGGCGGGGCAAAGGTCATCTACGCCGACCCGGCGCTCGCGCCCAAGGTCCCGACCCCCGCCGAAGTGCTCGCCGGCATGGCGCGGAGCGACGATCTCGCCGCGCTCGTCCGCCGGACCGCCGAGGTCAATCCGATCCATGCCGCGCTCAAGGCCGCCGCGGCCGAGGACAGCCGCTTCCTTGGCGAGCCGAGCCGGGCGATGCGTGGCAGCCTCGACCGGGCGCGGCTGCTGCCGTCCGACGGCCGCTTCGTGCTGGTCGACATCGCCAGCCAGCAGCTGATGATGATCGACGAGGGCAAGGTCGTCGACCGGATGAAGGTCGTCGTCGGGAAGCCCGAGATGAAGACCCCGCTGATGGCGGGCACGCTTCGGCAGGTGACCTTCAATCCTTACTGGAACGTGCCAGTCGACCTCGCCGCCAGCAACATCGCGCCCAACGTCCTCCGCCAGGGCGTCGGCTGGCTCAAGGCCAAGAATTACGAGGTGCTGTCCGGCTGGGACGCCGATGCGCGCGTGATCGATCCCGCCAGCGTCGACTGGCAGGCCGTCGCCGACGGGCGGATCGAGGCGCGGGTCCGGCAGAAGCCCGGCCGCGGCAACATGATGGGCGCGATGAAGTTCGAATTCCCGAACGAGCTCGGCATCTATCTCCACGATACGCCCGCCCGGAACCTGTTCGACGAGGCCGCGCGGACCTTCAGCTCGGGCTGTGTCCGGCTCGAGGATGCGCCGCGGCTCGGCCGCTGGCTAATGGGCCGCGATGCCGTTGCCGCGAGCAGCCAGCCCGAACTCAATGTCGCGCTCGGCGCCGGCGTGCCGGTGTTCCTCACCTATCTGACGGTGCGCCCCGAAGCCGACGGAAGCCTCGCCTACGCGCCCGACATCTACGGGCTCGACAATGGCGAGGAGCCCAAGCTGGCGGCGGTCCGCTAG
- a CDS encoding Ppx/GppA phosphatase family protein, translated as MASHPASAPTPGPPARHSAAEPRRAPAASSHQTYAAIDLGTNNCRLLIARPTPGGFTVVDAFSRIVRLGEGLATSGRLTDGAMDRAVEALGVCADKLRRRRVGLARSVATEACRRAANGRHFVERVRRETGIVLEIIAPQEEARLAVLGCHKLLEPGDGPALIFDIGGGSTELVLVEPGGEDMAPRIKAWWSAPWGVVSLTESEGRTAIEGPDRVAAYRRMRERARHAFARFTELLPENKDNIRLLGTSGTVTTLASVHLALPSYDRRAVDGLHVPIGAMRDISTMIAEMDFEGRSGLPCIGAERADLVVAGCAILEAILDIWPAEQLGIADRGIREGILRSLMARDGHIL; from the coding sequence ATGGCGTCTCACCCAGCCAGCGCGCCGACGCCGGGACCTCCGGCCAGGCACTCCGCAGCCGAGCCCCGTCGGGCACCGGCCGCCTCCTCACACCAGACCTATGCGGCGATCGACCTCGGCACCAACAATTGCCGACTGCTGATCGCCCGGCCGACTCCCGGCGGCTTCACCGTGGTCGACGCTTTCTCGCGAATCGTCCGGCTGGGCGAGGGGCTGGCGACGAGCGGCCGGCTGACCGACGGCGCGATGGACCGCGCGGTCGAGGCGCTTGGGGTCTGCGCCGACAAGCTGCGCCGCCGAAGGGTCGGGCTTGCCCGTTCGGTCGCGACCGAGGCCTGCCGCCGTGCCGCCAACGGCCGTCATTTCGTCGAGCGGGTGCGGCGCGAGACCGGGATCGTCCTCGAGATCATCGCGCCGCAGGAAGAAGCCCGGCTGGCGGTCCTCGGCTGCCACAAGTTGCTCGAACCCGGCGACGGCCCGGCGCTGATCTTCGACATCGGCGGCGGCTCGACCGAGCTGGTGCTGGTCGAGCCCGGCGGCGAGGACATGGCGCCCCGCATCAAGGCCTGGTGGAGCGCGCCCTGGGGTGTCGTCTCGCTGACCGAAAGCGAGGGCCGGACCGCAATCGAGGGGCCCGATCGGGTCGCCGCCTATCGCCGGATGCGCGAGCGCGCGCGCCATGCCTTCGCCCGGTTCACCGAGCTACTGCCCGAGAACAAGGACAATATCCGGCTGCTCGGCACCAGCGGCACCGTGACCACGCTCGCTTCGGTCCACCTCGCGCTGCCCAGCTACGACCGCCGCGCGGTCGACGGGCTGCACGTGCCGATCGGGGCGATGCGCGACATTTCGACCATGATCGCCGAGATGGATTTCGAGGGTCGCTCGGGCCTGCCCTGCATCGGCGCCGAGCGCGCCGACCTGGTGGTGGCGGGCTGCGCCATCCTCGAGGCGATCCTCGACATCTGGCCGGCCGAACAATTGGGGATTGCCGACCGCGGCATCCGCGAAGGGATTTTGAGAAGCCTGATGGCGCGCGACGGACATATATTGTGA